The Elgaria multicarinata webbii isolate HBS135686 ecotype San Diego chromosome 11, rElgMul1.1.pri, whole genome shotgun sequence genome segment CATTTGTGTGATGCTTTTCACTGGCCCAATATATCAACTGGGGCCATTGCAGGAATTACCTCTTGATCCTTTCTTCATTCACAAGAGTCTATCCACGTGAGCAGCACAATATGTGAGCTGAGCACTGGTGGATCTCAGCCGTGGCAACTCCCACTACCTGTAAGGTATGTTTCAGATCTTTGGAGACCATAGAAGTGTCATGGCTGAAATCTGAGAGCTTCTCCCTCACATTGATGAAACAGGCAGGAAGAGCAGGTTGGTATTGAATACCAGCAAAACTAGGCAACATTTCAATTACATTCATCACAGAGTTAACAGTTCAAACATAATGTTATGGTAGTTCCAGTACAAACATGTAATCcatccttctcccacccctcacagttgtgttggactacaactcccatcatccctagccaggatggccactggccatgttggctagagtgatagaagttgtagccaaacagatctggagggaatcaggtttgggaaagctgatGTAATCTATTTTTGTCACTGCTCAGCTGTTGCACTGTTGTTCACACAAGTAGACCATTTCCATGAGTGAAGAAATCACAAAAAGCAACATGTTAACTGCCCCTCCTTTGTTCCGCAGGTTAATATTTCTAGTTCTGacaaatggaaagaaaacaatacaCTTTTGGAACCTGGATTAAGTTCTTTTCAAATGTGGGTCTAAAACTGTTTTCATTATTGAAAAAGTCTCAAAGAGCATAACCCCATTATTCTATTCTATACCGTACATGTAGACGTGTCTCCTATATCTCATGTTGTACTACTTATCCATGTATTTATACTATTGATCCAAACATCCATATGCATTTCATTCTGATGGGTAGAAGTGAAGCATTCCAGCAAAAGGGATATCCAGCTATTGCTACAGCACATATAACAAGTTTATCCATTTTGAAAACCACTGTCATTATGTGGTTGgtttttcagattattattagtattcatattattTTTAAGTCCAGAAAAATTAGCAAAAGAAAGGTGCGATGTTCCCTGTGAAAAATGTTCATAGATGCTATACATTTCTTGGTAATGTGACATTTTGCCTATAAGTGCCCATATAAATATTCTCAGGTACTGGTTGATGAttattttggtttttgttttgtttttaagttatttTATCAAAATGGTAAAAGCTCTGTGAATCATGGGGAATTTTAGAGTCCTAGATTACTATTGTAATGACGCAGCCACGTGTAATAAGAGGAAACAGGCAAACACAATCACCCTGATCCAGGGAATGCAATCCACTGTAGAAAACAGGTTTCTATATGTGAAACTGCCAGAGCAGATGCAGAAAAGGCTGTTGCCAAAGGACAGGATGTCGCCCAGCACTGTGCTGATCCATGCACGCGGTTCATGTGCTACTCCACAGAGGCCCCCGCAAATCAGCCTGAGTACAAGCTTGAGAGCCAGGCAGTGAATGTCTATAGGTGCACACACCTTATATGCACAGccttctgctgctcctgctgttcTCTGGATCAAGGGCATTTGTGAATGTTTACTTCGTATTCTTCGAGAGTCAGTGtgggtatgattttttttttctacatCACTTTAGCTAATTAAGATTTTCCATCTCCCAGCAGGCTGAAGAAATAACCTCAACAGCTGCAAGAACTGTGGCTTAAAAGTTCAAAACATTGATTCTTCCGCCTACCCTGCGCTTAATGTTCTAATGGATTCCAGCAGAGaagaagaaatatattttaaaaaaaccaaatactTCTAATATGAAGCATCTTGGAGGGGAACTGGTGCTGCTGTTAATATGTGTTCAAAGAGGATATTCAGCATTAATGGGGCGGTGTAATTTGTTTTGTCTTCTCTCATCTTGCGCGTTAATAACAGACTCAAAAGCCTCCCGGCACTTGGTAATTACATCTAAATTGTACCTCTTTGGGGCTTTTGTACTTCAGGCCTTGAAATAACCTCTAAGTGCAATACTGTgcccacttacttaggagtaagccccactgaacacagttaGGAAACACAAAGAACAGCAGAATCATCTTGCTCCCAATTCCTTTTATCTCTGGAGCATTGCCTGATGGGAACATATTCCAGCATGCAGCTCTCCAGGTGTTTGATACCATGTATCAGTTTCCCCccaaatggtgccctccagatgttttggacaacaaccctcatcatccccagctagcattggtcctgctggctgagattatgggaattgtaatccagcacatctggaaggtgccatattggggaaggctgccaaatATCAAGAGAAAGAAGGTTTTGCAAAGTCTCTGTGTGATGAGAAGCTCTACTGTAAAACTGGGAAACAATGGGTTCAACCTGGCATTCACCCCTACTTTGACATGTGCCAAAGAATTCATCCATGGCTGTGACTTTGACATGATTTTGTTGTTGTCCATTGCTCAAGAATGAATGTTAAGGAAGGCCTTTTATATAAGCAAGGGCCTACCTCCCAAAGTATTTTTCCCATTGTTTGCTTAATAACAGTCTCTTCAGCCATTGTGCATTCCAGCATCTAGTGGACACGATCCATCTGAAGTAGATATAGAGTTTCTCTTATCTACTCCAACAGACCTATGGTTTTCTAaggatgtgggggaggggagggtttttaaaaattatttttggtCACACCACAGTGCTAATTGTAGATGACTCTTCTGACTTCTTCTGCTTGCTAGGCAAGGACTTGAGATATTCTAGGTGCCGTCGGGCATCTTCTTGGTTCTGTCGGACATAGTAGATCAAGTACGAGATCACCATGGCGAACCAGCCAAACATGGTGACCAGCATGGCAATGTCTGTGGTCTTTTTGTAGATGTTGCAAAAGTCTATGTCTCCAACCAGTTGCAGGAATGGCTTTCCAATGTGTTCCTTCCGTGCAGAGGCATCACACATAATACCATCAGAGGTGCCAGCAACCAGCTCTACTCTCTCAATGAGCTGCTGGAGTGTGCAGTCACAGAGCCAAGGGTTGCTGGATAGGTTGGCTTTGGCTTTTAGTGTGTTCAAGACATCCTTGTTGACAGACACAAGTTTGTTAGAAGACAAGTCCAAAGAAAGCAGATTTTCCGACAAGCCCCGGAAGGCTCCGACTTCCACCCGACTTATGACATTGTGAGACAAGTCTAGTTCCGTCAGAAGTGGCAAATTCTGAAAGGCGTCATTGGGCAAGAAAGAAATCTGGTTGTAATCCAGGTACAACTTGTTGGTATCATTGGGTATATCTTTTGGGATAACTGTAAGCTGAGCTTTGCTGCAACGGAAAGTTTTGAAGCCATCTTCAGTGGAGGAGTAGCAGCCCTTGGGAAAGGTGGTGGCTGAGTGGAAGCAAAAGGTCATCAGAACAAAACTCTGGAGGAGCAACCACATGGCAACTGAGTGGTAGAGGAACCAGTCCAGGAAAGGCATGTCGGGGCATCTGGATAACCGTGCATCCGCTCCGTCATCAGCTGCCTCTAGAACTTTCTTCACCTCTTAGGAAGTCTTGAAGACTGTGGCTTGGAGAGCACTATCTGTGAAAGACATAACAAGAAATAAAACAAGGGTTGAAACAATGTTTTGCCATCAGAATGaaatcctccaccaccacccaccgcCATCCCCATGCATGTGGTCTGGATGTACTTTTTATGTAAATAGGCGCAAGTCTTACAGCGGAAGTGGGCAACCTATAGTCCTCTGAATGTTGTattccagcaatatctggagggccgcaagttgcccacccgtgcCTCACAGTGTACAAAACTGACAATTAGTGGTGTGCCCCTTAATATATTGCTGACCTGAGTGACCGCTTTGGTTGCTTCTGCAGCTGGGTCTGATTTGCATGTGGGGAAGCTCTGGAGATTGTTAATTCTATAAGACACACTGGTGTATGGTGTGGACTGGACTGTGACGATGGTATGTACAATCATAGGCTGGTAATACTGGCAAACTGAGTTAGTAAGCTGGAAGAAGAATTGCAATTACTTTTCCTAAATATGCCctattttcctttccctcccccacccctcaccacAGCATGCTTAACATTACCAGAACAGCCACAAAtcgcaaaaacaaaacaaaaacactaacACACACAACCCGTGTGAACAATCTGTGCTATAGACTGGTTTAATGGTCATTCCCTTTCCCTAAGGTACCCCAAAAGCTGCAATTGTGGGAAGGAGGTGAAGACTCTATACCTGAGATTTCTCAGCACCATCactaaactacagttcccaagattctTTGGGTGAAGCCATGCTGGTTAAACTAGCATAACACCAATATGTTATTACAGCTGCTGGGTGGCTATGAATTGCCTGCTTGCTAATACTCAGGGGTGATCAGCTGATGTTTCCAAAGTGGGAGCTAATGACTAGAGATGTTTTTGCTGAATGGACAAGTTATTTGCACGGCAGGAGATGTGACTAATGCTCTTCAAGGGATGTGTGGGGTCGGTGAGAAAAAGGAGAAGTTTCCTGTTGGAATTTGGGCAGAGACAGACAAAACTGACAATCGCTAGCTGGAGTTGGCCGAGGCATCCTTGCGGTGCAATTGCCCCCTTTAGGAATCTGATACAGGGTCAGCACTTGTGCTACTGACTATATGGATTCATTCATTTGCTACtgcttttatatttataaatacacATGTTACAAGACATATCCTAAGTCTCCTTAGGTTATCCAAAGAATACTAGccctcaatccagacaagacggaggtactgttagcgggtggttcatctgtccggcaaggtgatgttgcACTCTCCCAAAGGATCGGGTCCTGgacgggtctgtagtttgggggtgctcttggacccagaactgtcacttgaagcacaggtgaactcagtggcaaagagcaccttttatcagcttaccaactacgcccttatctagacagagatagcctagctacagttatccatgctctgataatctctcgtttggattactgcaatgcgttatatgtggggctgcctttgaaaacggtccggaaacttcaactggtacaaaacagggcagcatggttactaacagggactggccaacgagaccacatcacgccagtccttttccagcttcattggctgccagtccagggccgtatctacactagtcttataacgttgctagtgtccctttctaacgtggttctctgtatcggttctctgtttcacggggcacactagtgttacttacgtttagctgtaacgttactgcagagcacattgttaaatcctttcgttgttctccctccctcttctctgagagttgctgggtttgctccgcccactgcctgcctcattcctagccagcagtgcagggcaatagtcataagcacacacaaacctcctccaaAAACATCTTAACaaaagtcccagggaattgcctgaatgcataggagccagccactttgctgaagttaagcagggttgggtctgatcagggtttagatgggagaccaaattgaaaagttttagcagcagccgcgtttaagccctgctggtcatgagttttggactgggaccaagagacccttgttaattttcctgcacggagctacagcgatcctttgagcgctcctcagctcctttgcaaagaggggggaaatgttaaaaaaaaatcataaaaaatcaaccgatgacccaatttgattcaaattttaaggcaggatgcatgggagtacttcacaataaaagcagattctaaggtggaaaacttctgagtcctttgcatgcaattgtcagtgattgcacagtataatgctggtgtgatttatctgctgtagcagataagatagcaaacggggtgaaggaaggagaacaggaagtgggcggagcaaacccagcagctctgagaaagggagaggaaaattaccggtagaacaaggcacatgaatctgtagccacactggaactaagaaatagaacctgcaagtacgactcatttacaacgttggagacccagggtcacgtgaagctgtgcgtcacagtaacccattcaaaacgttagaataacaccagtgtagattcccaccaggtccaatgtgctggtattaacattcaaaaccctaaacggtttggggccaggttatttgaaggaatgcctcctcccatatgtgcctgcatGGACCTTAAggcttaagatcatctacaggggtccttttctgggagcccctgccaaaggaagtgaggcaggtggctactaggaggagggctttctctactgtggcaccccggttgtggaacaagctccccagagaggttcacttggcacctacattgttttctttccgtcgccagctgaagacctttttgttctctcagtattttaacacctaatttaacttgaatttaaactttgctgttttaatctcatattttaacctatgttaatttttgctgtgtggttttattctggttgtgctttttatattgtattttgtatttgtgttttaaatttgttggttgtttttatgctcttcatggttttaatttttgtgaaccgcccagagagcttcagctattgggtggtacaaaaatgtaacaaataaataaataaataaataaataaataaaagtatgctGCTTTTAGATTTCTCAATCTACACTAGTGGTGTTATAACTCTTACCAATGGAGTGGCTTTAAAACtgtagaaccttttttttttttttttgacatttcCCTCTACCTTCTTCTGCCACTGACGTCTTTCTTCAacaccttcccttccctgctcttTCCTCGCACAGATTTTGAATCTAAGGTTGCCTCCTGATGCATGCTGGCCTCACTGCTGGTAGACAGGGCTGGGGCTGCTGCATCTCCTTTGAGCACCACAAAGGAGcacaatgaaaaaagaagaaaaggaggggagaaataaaaggaaaagcaAAGAAGTGAAATCCCTTTGCCCAGCAGGATTGGGGCATTCAAAGGGATGAtttctaaaaagagagaaaagttctgaggTTCAGAGTTTTTATGAAGCCAGGCCCCCATCTAGAGAGGGTGCACTGGCAGCGGTGGGACTGAGGCTGGagtggccataggattcctcATATCCTGATTTctaccctctcctcctccttgcccaccagaacgcccccttttccttccctccgtGGCCACATTTGTGACTTTGGGAAGCAGTCGGTGTGGTTTGTTCTGTGGcagctgcaagggggcaggggaaagtgCATGGGGTGTGATCAGATGCTGGTGCCCCCCTTTTGAGGCCAAAGCAGTATCTGGAGCCACAGAAGGAGCATTCTGAAGAATCCTGTGGTCTCTGGGACACTCTCTTGGGACCGTAGGATTGCTTTCTAAATGTGCTAAACATGTCCAGGCTAAAACCACTCACATCCACCTTGAATTGGATGCCACTTGTCCTGCAGCTCAGTCTGTGAATGCAGCCAGAGGGCCATCTAGTCTGGTTTTGTGGGATGCATTTCATTAATTGCGGTGCGAAGACACAGGCAAGGCGCTTGGAGGGCTGCAGCCTACTGCATGTCTGCTCAACCCTTCGTCCTTCGCAGCTAATAAAGTCTAGCAGATGGGGTTTGATCGCCTGGGTGAAGGAGGTAATCAATGCCTCTTTATGAGAGGTGGTAGCCCCAGCTGCCTTTAAAGAGCCAGCTGTGAGATTGCTCCCAAATAAATCTTTCTTGGACTCCCAATGACTGTAATAACTGTCAGCCAGTCACAAATATCCCCTTGTACAGCAAAGGGTTAGTGTGGTTGGCAGCAACTATGCAACTCCCAAGTATTCCTAGAGGAGACTATCTGAACCCATTACAATTTGGTTTCAGGCCTGCTTTGGGCACAGAAATGACCTCTGTCACCCTCATGAATGGCCTATGATAGGAAAAGGACAGGGGAGTGCGGCCCTGCTAATTCCCCTGCACTTCTCAGCAGCCTTGGGGCCTGGTGTTATGGTGATTGTGCTCCTACCTGTTGTGCAGTTTCTAGAAGTCGGGAGATTATGTTTAGCCCCATAGCATGGGTGCTACAAAGTTCCAggggttccatcttatcccccatgaTTTTTAAACATCTATGTAAAAACTCTGGCGAATGTCATCCAGGAATATGGTGAGGTGTTGTCAGTACGCTGTTGGCACccaactttgttttttctttacaACAGAGAGGTGAGGCACTGAGAGTGCTGGGATTAATAATGGTCCAGGTGAGGCCAATAATTTGAACCTCAATCCTGACAAGG includes the following:
- the LRRC3C gene encoding leucine-rich repeat-containing protein 3C, which produces MPFLDWFLYHSVAMWLLLQSFVLMTFCFHSATTFPKGCYSSTEDGFKTFRCSKAQLTVIPKDIPNDTNKLYLDYNQISFLPNDAFQNLPLLTELDLSHNVISRVEVGAFRGLSENLLSLDLSSNKLVSVNKDVLNTLKAKANLSSNPWLCDCTLQQLIERVELVAGTSDGIMCDASARKEHIGKPFLQLVGDIDFCNIYKKTTDIAMLVTMFGWFAMVISYLIYYVRQNQEDARRHLEYLKSLPSKQKKSEESSTISTVV